The following proteins are encoded in a genomic region of Solea senegalensis isolate Sse05_10M linkage group LG5, IFAPA_SoseM_1, whole genome shotgun sequence:
- the vamp8 gene encoding vesicle-associated membrane protein 8 — MDIDTERGEAEGSPESQDKVQSLRDQVDGVKDIMTHNVERILARGERLDDLMDKSEDLQAGAQHFKQTSQKVARSYWWKNVKLVVVIVVVVLIIVLIIILLATGVIPVSSPLPPVVTPTTKP, encoded by the exons ATGGACATTGATACG GAGCGAGGAGAAGCGGAGGGTTCACCAGAATCCCAGGACAAGGTGCAGTCCTTGAGGGATCAGGTCGACGGAGTGAAAGACATCATGACGCACAACGTGGAGCGGATCCTGGCCAGAGGAGAGAGATTGGACGACCTCATGGATAAATCAGAGGACCTACAAGCAGGG GCTCAGCACTTTAAGCAGACGTCTCAGAAAGTGGCTCGCTCCTACTGGTGGAAGAACGTCAAGCTGGTCGTGGTCATCGTCGTGGTCGTCCtcatcatcgtcctcatcatcatcctgctGGCCACCGGAGTCATCCCTGTCAGTAGCCCCCTGCCTCCTGTAGTCACCCCCACCACAAAGCCATAA
- the ncaph gene encoding condensin complex subunit 2: protein MSAASTPISRVRQGWASSLKNKGQSPVACSTPLLAAFPGNDDEQERRQRRRSRVIDLQTATDSSFNDSASHSATGTPAAVPKLSNAQISEHYSTCIKLSTENKITTKNAFGLHLIDYMADILKQKDSELTNFKVAAGTLDASTKIYAVRVDAVHADAYRVLGGLGAETKPGEDTNDENREDEGAEVSAKQPKRKRPPKKTVEQNLSNINSAESERKCEVDPMFQRMASSFDESSTAGVFLPVLFSENSRCELLFPSYMTLLQSRPSYSPPPPQTVSTSPFKAGLQRSQEKSSICPSLLDFSFTSWNPEQTMNQLLEKMKQGEHVFDVNAEPEPEPEEDDCPDFDADYEDGPGDCEEGSKEHKEGCEASTSGKGRDVIAIGEGDIATMCMQLSSQPREYSYFSPRTMAAWAGPGYWQFKPKHKLDHLPDKETRKRKPKKVFEIDFSDDVNFDTYFRTTRAATTITKSALSAGNKKSTLPADFQFAPETLSQLSLKPSSSLSQDAKKRLSGELGEGIGDYDYNNANDTANFCPGLQGGDSDDDVEGFAGSDDTQPSADSLPSHSQDLEGVSTYGEDDLVPEPHRVNKIEINYAKTAKKMDMKRLKNSMWSLLTESPEKPSEEVETVEKPEVSGEKVFSQTTKTLLQRLPNTMAQNLSVPLAFVALLHLANEKNLELVKVDDMSDIIIKQGQ from the exons ATGAGCGCAGCCTCCACACCCATCTCCCGGGTTCGTCAGGGATGGGCATCATCCTTGAAGAACAAGGGTCAGTCCCCTGTAGCCTGCAGCACACCACTGCTCGCAGCCTTCCCCGGCAACGATGACGAGCAGGAACGTCGTCAGCGGAGAAGGTCAAGAGTCATTGACCTTCAAACTGCTACGGACTCCTCCTTTAACGACTCTGCATCTCACAG TGCCACAGGGACTCCTGCTGCCGTGCCCAAGTTGTCAAATGCACAGATCTCGGAGCATTACTCCACCTGCATAAAACTCTCCACTGAGAAT AAAATCACCACCAAAAATGCCTTTGGTCTCCATCTGATTGATTACATGGCGGATATTCTCAAACAGAAGGACTCTGAGCTCACAAACTTTAAG GTTGCAGCAGGTACTTTAGATGCCAGTACAAAGATCTATGCTGTGAGGGTGGATGCCGTTCATGCTGATGCTTACAGGGTGCTCGGTGGCCTGGGAGCCGAGACCAAACCAGGGGAGG ACACGAATGACGAGAACAGAGAAGATGAAGGAGCTGAAGTGAGTGCAAAGCAGCCGAAGAGAAAGCGGCCTCCTAAAAAGACAGTGGAGCAGAATCTGAGCAACATCAATAGTGCAGAGTCTGAGAGGAAGTGTGAG GTGGACCCCATGTTTCAGCGGATGGCCTCATCTTTTGATGAGAGCAGCACCGCTGGCGTCTTCCTGCCAGTTCTCTTCAGTGAGAACAGTCGTTGCGAGCTGCTCTTCCCCTCCTACATGACACTTCTGCAGTCCAGACCCTCGtattctcctccacctccacagacAGTCTCCACTTCTCCATTCAAGg CTGGACTACAGCGCTCCCAGGAGAAGAGCTCCATTTGCCCCTCACTGCTGGACTTCTCTTTCACTAGCTGGAACCCCGAGCAG ACTATGAATCAGCTCCTGGAGAAGATGAAGCAAGGTGAGCATGTATTTGATGTAAATGCTGAGCCCGAGCCTGAACCAGAAGAGGACGATTGCCCTGACTTTGATGCTGACTATGAGGACGGACCCGGTGACTGTGAGGAAGGTTCCAAGGAACACAAAGAGGGATGTGAGGCTTCTACGTCTGGTAAAGGAAG AGATGTGATTGCGATCGGAGAGGGAGACATCGCCACGATGTGCATGCAACTGTCCTCACAGCCCAGGGAATATTCCTACTTCAGCCCCAGGACCATGGCTGCGTGGGCTGGACCAGGATACTGGCAGTTCAAGCCAAAGCACAAGT TGGACCATTTGCCTGACAAGGAGACACGCAAGAGGAAGCCCAAGAAGGTGTTTGAAATAGATTTCAGCGACGACGTCAACTTCGACACCTACTTCCGCACCACAAGG GCTGCCACCACCATCACCAAGTCTGCCCTCAGTGCCGGCAATAAGAAGTCGACTCTACCAGCAGACTTCCAGTTTGCCCCAGAGACTCTCTCCCAGCTCAGCCTCAAACCTTCCAGCTCG TTGAGTCAAGATGCCAAGAAGAGGTTGTCTGGAGAGCTCGGCGAAGGCATTGGAGACTATGACTACAACAATGCCAATGACACAGCCAACTTCTGTCCAGGGCTTCAG GGtggtgacagtgatgatgatgttgaaggGTTTGCTGGTTCAGACGACACACAGCCTTCAGCGGACAGTTTACCGTCACACTCTCAAGATCTAGAGGGCGTGTCCACCTACGGAGAGGACGATTTGGTACCGGAACCCCACAGA GTCAACAAGATTGAGATCAACTATGCCAAGACTGCAAAGAAAATGGATATGAAGAGGCTGAAGAACAGTATGTGGAGTCTCCtcactgaaagcccagaaaaacCCTCAGAG GAGGTGGAGACTGTGGAGAAACCAGAAGTGTCTGGTGAGAAAGTGTTCAGTCAAACTACAAAGACGCTGCTTCAAAG GTTGCCTAACACAATGGCCCAGAACCTGTCGGTACCTCTTGCATTTGTCGCTCTGCTTCATCTTGCCAACGAaaaa AATTTGGAGTTGGTGAAAGTTGATGACATGTCAGATATCATCATCAAACAAGGCCAGTGA